A genome region from Thermoanaerobacterium xylanolyticum LX-11 includes the following:
- the namA gene encoding NADPH dehydrogenase NamA: MLFTPIKIKDITIKNRIMMSPMCQYSADKDGLANSWHFVHYVSRAVGGVGLIMVEATAVESRGRITDRDLGIWNDQQVEPLKRIVDECKKHGVTMGIQLAHAGRKSEVADETPVAPSAINWSDDYKLPHELTKEEINAIVEKFKDAAVRALNAGFDAIEIHAAHGYLLHEFLSPLSNKRNDGYGGDITNRVRMLKEVIEAVKKVWPENKPLFVRVSSDDYIEGGIDIDEMIKILSYIKPLGVDVIDASSGGLLNAKIDLYPGYQIKYSEKIKSQLGFKTAAVGLITKAEMAEQILKDGKADLIALGRELLRNPYWPLYAAHDLKEDVEWPKQYERGKFRV; this comes from the coding sequence ATGTTATTTACACCTATAAAAATAAAAGACATTACCATAAAAAACAGGATTATGATGTCTCCAATGTGTCAGTATTCCGCTGATAAAGATGGACTTGCAAACAGTTGGCACTTTGTTCACTACGTCAGCAGAGCCGTCGGCGGTGTAGGGTTAATAATGGTTGAAGCAACGGCAGTAGAAAGTCGAGGGCGAATAACTGATCGCGATCTTGGCATCTGGAACGACCAACAGGTAGAACCACTCAAAAGAATTGTTGATGAGTGCAAAAAACACGGTGTTACAATGGGAATACAATTAGCCCATGCTGGGAGAAAATCAGAAGTGGCAGATGAAACGCCTGTTGCGCCTTCAGCAATAAACTGGAGCGATGATTATAAATTGCCACATGAACTCACAAAAGAAGAAATAAATGCTATCGTAGAAAAGTTTAAAGATGCAGCGGTAAGAGCCTTGAATGCTGGTTTTGATGCCATTGAAATACATGCGGCGCACGGTTATTTGCTACACGAATTTCTGTCGCCCCTGTCAAACAAGAGAAATGACGGATACGGCGGTGATATCACTAACAGAGTGAGAATGCTTAAAGAAGTCATAGAAGCTGTAAAAAAAGTATGGCCAGAAAATAAACCTTTATTTGTAAGAGTTTCCTCCGACGATTACATTGAAGGCGGCATCGACATTGACGAAATGATAAAAATTTTATCATACATAAAGCCTTTGGGCGTAGACGTGATAGATGCAAGCAGCGGTGGACTTCTAAATGCAAAAATCGATCTTTATCCAGGCTATCAAATCAAATACTCTGAAAAAATAAAAAGTCAGCTTGGTTTTAAAACAGCAGCGGTAGGTCTAATAACAAAAGCTGAAATGGCTGAGCAAATCCTCAAAGACGGAAAAGCTGATTTAATAGCCTTAGGCCGTGAGCTTCTAAGAAATCCGTATTGGCCCCTGTATGCAGCCCACGACCTTAAAGAAGATGTAGAATGGCCAAAGCAATATGAAAGAGGAAAGTTTAGAGTTTAG
- a CDS encoding prolipoprotein diacylglyceryl transferase, with translation MYIPSISPYAFKIGPIAVHWYGIFMALSIAAGAYYLYVRSKELNYDEDFLLNLLMIVVISGIVGARLMFVLANDIDWFYKDPIQILKIYQGGLSWHGAVLGGFLAGLYYCHKKNVKINPLEDYAVIGLAIGNMLVRIGNIFNQEVLGRQTDFAFGRWPAQLVGVAMGLILLIRYFYIERKHMPYGYQFWSFIFYYQLMRGLIEETVRDNPLFWPVYLNKHLGIGFFTLTQIATPFILILAYWMMRRVLNDPENKKVNY, from the coding sequence ATGTATATACCATCTATTAGCCCGTATGCATTTAAAATTGGACCGATTGCTGTACATTGGTACGGAATTTTTATGGCTTTATCTATAGCTGCTGGTGCATATTACTTGTACGTTAGGTCGAAAGAGCTTAACTACGATGAAGATTTCTTGTTAAATCTTTTGATGATTGTGGTTATATCCGGAATAGTAGGAGCAAGATTGATGTTTGTATTGGCGAATGACATTGATTGGTTTTACAAAGATCCGATACAGATTCTTAAGATTTATCAAGGTGGACTATCATGGCATGGAGCTGTATTGGGAGGATTTCTTGCAGGCCTTTATTACTGCCATAAGAAAAACGTCAAGATAAATCCATTGGAAGATTATGCTGTCATAGGATTGGCTATAGGGAATATGCTTGTAAGAATAGGAAATATATTTAACCAAGAGGTTTTGGGAAGGCAGACTGATTTTGCTTTTGGAAGATGGCCCGCACAATTAGTTGGTGTAGCAATGGGACTTATCCTTTTAATACGTTATTTTTACATCGAGAGAAAGCACATGCCGTATGGGTATCAGTTTTGGTCTTTTATATTTTACTATCAGCTTATGAGAGGGCTTATTGAAGAAACTGTAAGGGACAATCCACTATTTTGGCCAGTTTATCTAAATAAGCACCTTGGAATCGGCTTTTTTACTTTGACGCAGATTGCAACTCCTTTCATACTTATATTGGCATACTGGATGATGAGGCGTGTATTAAATGATCCAGAAAATAAGAAAGTAAATTATTGA
- a CDS encoding glycosyl hydrolase family 18 protein, with the protein MKKYKRYIAMMLIFVMVLATASLAGCKSSVKKPVTSKRSLNVVGFYVDSPGYDNSYNSLVKYAKYMDTVSPLWLTVQGDGSVKDSTNPQALNFAKKNGLKVIPLVNVADSKDSVLLDSKVKTETMNELISLLKKHGFDGYNIDFEFIPHGTKNYVKDKDYLTAFMGTFRTMMKREGKILDMSVIPHYQVSPDISGIYDYHKLAPLVDHVTLMTYDRHNASSPPGPVSPEQWVENNVKDALKEGFKPSQICLGVATYGYDWPANKSGGFSAPTKTILQNAQQKGVTVQWSNTYQEPYYTYYDSTYGATRQVWFENSTTMAEKIDIAKKYGIHGICIWRIGFETPSFWQVIAKKIGAK; encoded by the coding sequence ATGAAAAAATATAAAAGATATATTGCGATGATGCTGATTTTTGTTATGGTGCTTGCAACTGCATCATTGGCAGGATGCAAAAGCTCAGTTAAAAAGCCAGTTACATCAAAGAGAAGTTTAAATGTTGTTGGATTTTATGTTGATTCACCTGGATACGACAACTCATACAATTCGCTTGTAAAATACGCGAAGTACATGGACACAGTTTCGCCACTGTGGCTTACTGTTCAAGGCGATGGATCTGTTAAAGATTCAACAAATCCGCAAGCTTTAAACTTTGCAAAGAAAAATGGTTTAAAAGTTATACCGCTTGTAAACGTAGCTGATAGCAAGGATTCAGTTTTGCTTGATTCTAAAGTGAAGACTGAGACCATGAATGAGCTTATAAGTCTTCTTAAAAAACATGGATTTGACGGATACAACATAGACTTTGAGTTTATCCCACATGGCACAAAAAATTATGTTAAGGATAAAGACTACCTTACGGCATTTATGGGTACTTTTAGGACGATGATGAAAAGAGAGGGTAAAATCTTAGATATGTCTGTGATTCCTCATTATCAGGTTTCACCTGATATATCGGGAATTTACGATTATCACAAATTGGCACCATTAGTTGATCATGTGACATTGATGACTTACGACAGGCATAATGCTTCATCGCCACCGGGACCAGTATCTCCGGAGCAGTGGGTTGAGAACAATGTGAAGGATGCATTAAAAGAAGGCTTTAAACCAAGTCAGATTTGCCTTGGTGTTGCGACGTATGGATACGATTGGCCTGCAAATAAGTCAGGTGGTTTTTCTGCTCCAACAAAGACGATACTTCAGAATGCTCAGCAGAAAGGTGTGACAGTACAGTGGAGCAATACGTATCAAGAGCCATATTACACATATTATGACAGCACATATGGCGCCACAAGGCAGGTATGGTTTGAAAATTCTACGACGATGGCTGAGAAAATAGATATAGCGAAAAAATACGGCATTCATGGCATTTGCATATGGAGAATAGGTTTTGAAACACCATCATTTTGGCAGGTTATAGCCAAAAAGATTGGAGCAAAGTAA
- a CDS encoding transposase has translation MNKSYLKQMLIYFSKIYHLGEKINTLKDKRAKSSVKISTVTFVVLFGFMLQIRSFNRLEHWLKKGKFKKVLPKKTKIPRIDTIRRVLSNFDLDGLNELNNSIIKTSTKNKVFRKGTIDGLKVVAIDGVELFESTNKCCDNCLTRVQKDGITHYFHRSVICASVGSDPHLIIGQEMLEPKRDASDKDEGEITAGKRLIRKLHKEFHHFADIIVADALYCKSTWIKEVLSIGMDAVVRVKDERLNIVKDALGLFKCREADKEWTVKKKSNNYIKIKAWDEDNFQMPNSDIEVRFIKFIEEIHSSSKVETKESWIITTSKVTSVETLWKIIHKRWEIENNAFHQLKTEWHLNHCFMHSPEGVETVLMFIIIAFNLMQLYFFRCIRNFREKHMLQIDIIEDIKDEIFIIETGWSNPLFVKT, from the coding sequence ATGAACAAAAGTTATTTAAAACAAATGCTTATTTACTTCTCTAAGATATACCATCTTGGAGAAAAAATCAATACCCTAAAAGATAAAAGAGCAAAATCTTCAGTAAAAATTTCAACAGTTACCTTTGTAGTATTATTTGGATTTATGCTTCAAATAAGGAGTTTTAATAGGTTGGAACATTGGCTTAAAAAAGGTAAATTTAAAAAAGTATTACCTAAAAAGACTAAAATTCCTCGTATTGACACTATTAGGCGTGTTTTAAGCAATTTTGATTTAGATGGCTTAAATGAACTTAATAATAGTATAATCAAGACAAGTACAAAAAATAAGGTTTTTAGAAAAGGAACTATAGATGGACTAAAAGTTGTTGCAATAGATGGTGTAGAGTTATTTGAAAGCACTAATAAGTGCTGTGATAATTGTCTTACACGAGTCCAAAAGGACGGGATTACTCATTACTTTCATAGGTCAGTAATATGTGCATCTGTAGGTTCTGATCCACATCTTATCATAGGTCAGGAAATGCTTGAACCAAAAAGAGATGCTTCAGATAAAGACGAAGGAGAAATCACAGCAGGCAAGCGTCTAATTAGAAAATTGCATAAAGAATTTCATCATTTTGCAGACATTATAGTAGCTGATGCATTATATTGCAAATCTACTTGGATTAAAGAAGTATTATCAATAGGGATGGATGCAGTAGTAAGGGTTAAAGATGAAAGACTTAATATAGTTAAGGATGCACTTGGTTTATTCAAGTGTCGAGAAGCAGATAAAGAATGGACTGTTAAGAAAAAAAGTAACAATTATATTAAAATAAAGGCCTGGGACGAAGACAATTTTCAAATGCCTAATTCCGACATAGAAGTAAGGTTTATAAAATTTATAGAGGAGATACATAGCTCAAGCAAAGTAGAAACAAAAGAATCATGGATAATAACTACCTCTAAAGTTACTTCAGTAGAAACTTTATGGAAAATAATACATAAAAGATGGGAAATTGAAAACAATGCTTTTCATCAATTAAAAACAGAATGGCACTTAAATCACTGTTTTATGCACAGTCCTGAGGGTGTAGAAACTGTGTTAATGTTTATAATAATAGCATTTAATTTGATGCAATTATATTTCTTCAGGTGTATAAGAAATTTTAGGGAAAAGCATATGCTTCAAATAGATATTATTGAAGATATAAAAGATGAGATATTTATCATAGAAACTGGATGGAGTAATCCACTGTTTGTGAAGACATAA
- a CDS encoding LemA family protein, with protein sequence MKRSSVVLISVAAVVLLIVVYFFSSYNGLVSQQENVNSKWSQIENQLQRRADLIPNLVETVKGYAAHEQSVFDSVNKAREKLLAANTVQEKANANDELGTALGRLLAISENYPNLKADQNFRQLSDELAGTENRIAVARMDYNNAVQQYNTSIRQFPNVIIARMFGFTEKQYFKAQASASEVPKVDFSK encoded by the coding sequence ATGAAAAGATCTTCTGTTGTGTTGATTTCAGTAGCAGCAGTCGTGCTATTAATAGTTGTTTACTTTTTTTCAAGTTATAACGGGCTTGTAAGTCAGCAGGAAAATGTAAATAGCAAGTGGAGCCAAATAGAAAATCAGCTACAAAGGAGGGCTGATTTGATTCCTAATCTCGTTGAGACTGTAAAAGGTTATGCTGCTCATGAACAGTCTGTGTTTGATAGCGTAAATAAAGCCAGAGAGAAGCTTCTTGCGGCAAATACTGTACAAGAAAAAGCCAACGCCAACGATGAGCTTGGGACAGCTTTAGGAAGGCTTCTGGCCATATCAGAAAACTATCCTAACTTAAAAGCCGATCAAAATTTCAGGCAGTTAAGTGATGAATTGGCAGGCACAGAAAATAGGATCGCCGTTGCCAGAATGGATTACAACAATGCTGTTCAACAGTATAACACCAGTATAAGGCAGTTTCCTAACGTCATCATAGCAAGGATGTTTGGATTTACGGAGAAACAGTATTTTAAAGCACAAGCATCAGCATCAGAAGTTCCAAAAGTCGATTTTTCGAAATAG
- a CDS encoding TPM domain-containing protein, whose protein sequence is MLKYAKTLFLLIFFPILIFGQIFAAAIPPKPSQYDYVYDYAKLMSQSDIDTIRNIGKEIENLTGAQIIVVTVDDIGDYQISDYALSLFRSWGIGQKDKNNGVLLLVDKKRLLEGLSGKVFISVGYGLEGAIPDSVAGRILDDYVLPKWNDKDYSGGIVEGYKAIVTLVAKEYNVDLKNVDQSQYAQQNDSGSNKAEGIISIIAMIILLIIFSNIRGWWWRGPGGFGPGGFGGFGGFGTGGGGFGGGFGSGGGGSFGGGSTGGGGAGR, encoded by the coding sequence GTGTTAAAATATGCCAAAACATTATTTTTGCTGATATTTTTTCCTATACTAATTTTTGGCCAAATATTTGCTGCTGCAATTCCTCCTAAGCCTTCCCAGTACGATTATGTGTACGACTACGCAAAACTTATGAGCCAAAGCGATATTGATACAATAAGAAACATAGGGAAAGAGATAGAAAACTTAACTGGTGCTCAGATCATCGTAGTGACGGTTGACGATATAGGAGACTATCAAATATCAGATTACGCATTAAGCTTATTTAGAAGCTGGGGAATTGGACAGAAAGACAAAAATAATGGCGTACTTCTTTTAGTAGATAAAAAAAGGCTATTGGAAGGATTAAGCGGCAAAGTATTTATATCTGTCGGATACGGGTTGGAAGGTGCTATACCAGATTCTGTAGCAGGAAGGATTTTGGACGATTACGTACTGCCTAAATGGAATGATAAAGATTATTCTGGGGGCATTGTAGAAGGATATAAGGCAATAGTCACATTGGTTGCCAAAGAATACAATGTGGATTTAAAAAATGTTGACCAAAGCCAGTATGCTCAGCAAAATGACAGTGGCAGTAACAAAGCGGAAGGAATAATTTCTATAATCGCCATGATAATATTGCTTATTATTTTTTCTAATATACGCGGATGGTGGTGGCGCGGTCCTGGCGGGTTTGGCCCTGGAGGATTTGGTGGCTTTGGCGGATTTGGAACTGGCGGCGGTGGCTTCGGAGGAGGCTTTGGCAGCGGAGGAGGTGGAAGTTTTGGCGGTGGTTCCACCGGTGGAGGTGGAGCTGGCCGCTAA
- a CDS encoding GAF domain-containing protein: MEKKELFKRLLSMIEKSSSEIDDLNYFYHEVVKILDSNLPYYNWTGFYFMEDGMLKLGPYIGRPTEHVKINVGQGICGRAVTENATIVVDDVTKEDNYLACSIETKSEIVVPIRIGDEIIGEIDIDSDEKAAFDDDDRAFLEAVAEIVSKKIKNDHIISKKTEKGETT, from the coding sequence ATGGAGAAAAAAGAATTATTTAAAAGATTGCTTTCGATGATAGAGAAATCATCAAGTGAGATAGATGATTTAAACTATTTTTACCATGAGGTTGTGAAAATATTGGACAGCAATTTACCTTACTACAATTGGACAGGTTTTTATTTCATGGAAGATGGGATGTTGAAACTTGGCCCATACATAGGAAGGCCCACAGAACATGTGAAGATAAACGTTGGTCAAGGTATATGCGGCAGAGCCGTGACTGAAAATGCCACAATTGTCGTAGATGATGTGACAAAAGAGGACAATTACTTGGCTTGTAGCATCGAGACAAAGTCTGAGATAGTAGTGCCTATAAGAATTGGCGATGAAATAATCGGCGAAATTGACATAGACAGCGATGAAAAAGCGGCTTTTGACGATGATGATAGAGCATTTTTAGAAGCTGTGGCAGAAATAGTCAGCAAAAAAATAAAAAATGATCATATAATATCAAAGAAAACTGAGAAAGGAGAGACAACATGA
- a CDS encoding NifU family protein: protein MRERVEEVLKLLRPSLQADGGDVELVDVTDDGVVQVRLTGACGGCPFAVMTLKEGIERAIKEEIPEVKEVVAL from the coding sequence GTGAGAGAAAGAGTAGAAGAAGTTTTAAAGCTTTTAAGACCTTCTCTTCAAGCAGATGGCGGAGATGTGGAACTCGTCGACGTTACTGACGATGGTGTAGTTCAAGTAAGGCTTACAGGTGCTTGTGGCGGCTGTCCATTTGCAGTAATGACTTTGAAAGAAGGAATAGAGAGAGCAATAAAAGAAGAAATACCTGAAGTAAAGGAAGTTGTTGCTCTTTAA